A section of the Methanobrevibacter thaueri genome encodes:
- a CDS encoding metal-sulfur cluster assembly factor, whose product MSEDLVNDIKDAIAPINDPHMGISIVEMGIVQNIAVDGDQAEITLKPTNPGCMSITRIAADTKIRAEAVEGIDNVKIIVEGHAMADSINEMINR is encoded by the coding sequence ATGTCAGAAGATTTAGTAAATGATATTAAAGATGCAATTGCTCCAATTAATGACCCTCACATGGGAATAAGTATTGTAGAAATGGGCATCGTACAAAATATTGCTGTTGATGGCGATCAAGCTGAAATTACCCTTAAACCAACCAACCCTGGTTGTATGAGTATCACACGTATTGCTGCTGATACAAAAATCAGAGCTGAAGCCGTTGAAGGCATCGACAATGTAAAAATCATCGTTGAAGGACACGCTATGGCTGACTCCATTAACGAAATGATTAATAGATAA